The Streptomyces hundungensis genome contains the following window.
ACCACAGCGAGTCCCCCGAGACGCTGTTCGCGCACGTGGCGGGCTTGAAGGTGGTCAGCCCGTCCAACGCGTCCGACGCGTACTGGATGATGCAGCAGGCCATCCAGTGCGACGACCCGGTGATCTTCTTCGAGCCCAAGCGGCGCTACTGGGACAAGGGCGAGCTCGACACGGAGACCATCCCGGACCCGCTGCACAAGGCCCGTACGGTACGCGCCGGTTCGGACCTCACGCTGGTGGCGTACGGCCCGATGGTGAAGGTCTGCCTCGAAGCCGCGGCCGCGGCGCAGGAAGAGGGCAAGTCGATCGAGGTCGTGGACCTGCGCTCGATGTCGCCCATCGACTTCGACACCGTCCAGGCCTCCGTCGAGCGCACCGGCCGCCTGGTCGTCGCCCATGAGGCGCCGGTCTTCTACGGCGCCGGAGCGGAGATCGCCGCACGGATCACCGAGCGCTGCTTCTACCACCTGGAGGCCCCGGTGCTCCGGGTCGGCGGCTACCACGCCCCGTACCCGCCGGCGCGCCTGGAGGAGGAGTACCTGCCGGGTCTCGACCGGGTGCTCGACGCCGTCGACCGCTCGCTGGCGTACTGAGGGAATGGTCGTGACGACAATGACTGAGAACGCAGCCCGCTACCGCGAGTTCAAGATGCCGGACGTCGGCGAGGGACTCACCGAGGCGGAGATCCTCAAGTGGTACGTCCAGCCCGGTGACACCGTCACCGACGGCCAGGTGGTGTGCGAGGTCGAGACCGCCAAGGCGGCCGTCGAACTCCCCATCCCCTACGACGGAGTGGTGCGCTCGCTCCACTTCGAAGAGGGCGTGACGGTGGACGTGGGCACGTCCATCATCACCGTGGACGTGGCCCCGGGGACCGACGACGCGGCGGACGCCCCGGCCGCCGGGTCGGTGGCACCGGCCGTGCCCGCCGCGCCCGCCGCGGAGGAGGAGCCCCAGGGCCGCCAGCCCGTCCTCGTGGGCTACGGCGTCTCCGAGGCTTCGACCAAGCGCCGCCCCCGCAAGGGCGCCACGGTTCCCGAGCAGGCCCCGGCCGAGGCCCTGCGCGCCGTGCAGACCGAGCTGAACGGTTCGGTGCCCGCACCGGCCCGCCCGCTCGCCAAGCCCCCGGTGCGCAAGCTCGCCAAGGACCTCGGCATCGACCTCGCCACCGTGGTGCCGACCGGCCCCGACGGCATCGTCACCCGCGAGGACGTGCACGCGGCGGTCGCTCCGGCGGCGTCCGTCCAGGGCGACGCCCCTGTTTCACGTGAAACAACTCCCGCTCCGGCGGCGCCGGTTCACTCCGACGCCCGCGAGACGCGCCTTCCCATCAAGGGCGTACGCAAGGCGACCGCGCAGGCCATGGTCGGCTCGGCGTTCACGGCGCCGCACGTCACGGAGTTCGTGACGGTCGACGTGACGCGGACGATGAAGCTCGTCGAGGAGCTCAAGGGCGACAAGGACATGGCGGGCCTGCGGGTCAACCCGCTGCTCCTGATCGCCAAGGCGCTCCTCGTGGCGATCAAGCGCAACCCGGACGTCAACGCCTCCTGGGACGAGGTGAACCAGGAGATCGTCCTCAAGCACTATGTGAACCTGGGGATCGCGGCGGCCACCCCGCGCGGTCTGATCGTCCCGAACATCAAGGACGCCCACGACAAGACGCTGCCTCAACTCGCGCAGTCGCTGGGCGAGTTGGTGGCGACGGCCCGCGAGGGCAAGACGTCGCCCGCCGCGATGTCGGGCGGCACGGTGACCATCACCAACGTCGGCGTGTTCGGCGTGGACACCGGCACCCCGATCCTGAACCCGGGTGAGGCCGCGATCCTGGCGGTCGGCGCGATCAAGCTCCAGCCCTGGGTGCACAAGGGCAAGGTCAAGCCGCGCCAGGTCACCACGCTCGCGCTCTCCTTCGACCACCGCCTGGTCGACGGCGAGCTCGGCTCGAAGGTCCTCGCCGATGTGGCGGCGGTCCTGGAGCAGCCGAAGCGGCTCATCACCTGGGCCTGACCGCCCCTCGGTCCCCGGTGCGCACCCCGCACCCGACCGCTCCCCCGGCCCCCGGCGCGCACCTCGCGCACCGGGGGCCGGGGCGCGTCCGGGCGGGCCCCGGTGGACAGGGGCGGGCGTCGGCCGGAGAGTGAAGGGGAGCGTCCCGAGGCCCGAGGGGAGCCGTTCATGAGGCCACGCGCCCGCGTCGCACTCGGCGCCACGATCGCCGCGGCCATCTGCACCGCGGCCCTCCTCGACCCGGCCGCCGGGCACCGGCACGGCGCCTCCGCGCCACCCGTGAGGCCCTTCTCGGCGGCCGCGCACAACCCGGCCGCCGCGACCCGACCGGCCGCGCCCCCGCCTCCCGTGGGGCCCTTCTCGGCGGGCCTTCCGGACCCGGCCGCCGCGACCCGGCCCGACGCCCTCGCGTCTCCCACGGGCGCCCTCGGCGGTGGCACGGCCTGCACCGCCTCCCGGGAGGTGTCCATCGGCGCCGGCGTCTCCGCGCTGCTGACCCTGAGCCCCGCAGGACCCAGGGTCGCCTTCAAGGACGGCCCGGGCCGGCCCCTCCCCGGCCTCGGCACCCTCGATCGCGCCCACCCCGCGGCGCCGCCCTCCGCGGGCATCCGTGCCGAGATCCTCACGCCGTACGGCACCGCGCCCCGGCTGAGGACCAAGGTCGAGGGCGGCGCCGCGACCCCGTACCAGCTCCAGGACTTTCCCCGGCTGCCCCGGGGGTGCGCCCTGAAAGGGGTCGAAGCGCCCGCCGCCTAGGGCGTCGTCCCGCGATCCGGACGGTGCTTTCTGATGCACCCCTGTTGTATCTATCCTGTGCGCATGCCTTCCGCCCCGGCCCCCGCCACCAAGCAGCCGCCCGCCGCCGACCGGGTCTACCTGTACGTCAAGCAGGCGGTGCTCGACCGCCGGTACGCGGGCGGCACGCTGCTCACCGAGGGGGAGCTGGCCGAGGCGGTCGGGGTGTCGCGGACGCCGGTGCGCGAAGCGCTGCTCAAGCTCGAAGTCGAGGGGCTGCTCAAGCTCTACCCGAAGAAGGGCGCCCTCGTGCTCGCCGTCTCCGCGCAGGAGACCGCCGACGTGGTCGAAACCCGGCTGCTCGTCGAGGAGTTCGCGGCCCGCCGGGCCGTACCCGCGCCGGACCGTCTGATCCGGCGCCTGGAGGAACTCCTGGCCGAGCAGAAGGCGCACGCCGACGCCGGAGACCTGGCCGCCGTCGCCGTCAGCGACCGCTGCTTCCACGCCGAGATCGTGAGCAACGCCGGGAACGCGATCCTGTCCCGGCTCTACGACCAGATGCGGGACCGCCAACTGCGCATGGGCGTCGCCGTGATGCACGCCCAGCCCGACCGCGTCGCCAAGAACATCGCCGAGCACGAGGAGATGCTGGCGGCGATCAGGGCCGGAGACGGCGAGCGGGCCGCGCACTGTGTGCGCCAACATCTGCGCTGGGTCAAGGTTTTGGTCAGGGGGGACGACCGATGAGTTCAGCGGGAACGCCCGCGCCGCGGACGCTGGGCGGGCGCCGCGCCGCGTTCGTGTGGGGCATAGGCGTCGGCGTCTACTTCGTCGCCGTCATCTTCCGCACCTCGCTCGGCGTCGCGGGCCTCGACGCCGCCGACCGCTTCCACGTCAACGCCTCGGCGCTGTCCACCTTCTCCATCCTCCAACTCCTTGTCTACGCGGGCATGCAGATACCCGTCGGCCTCATGGTCGACCGGCTCGGCACCAAGAAGGTCCTGGTGCTCGGGACCGCCCTGTTCACCGTCGGGCAGCTCGGCTTCGCCCTGTCTCCCTCGTACGGCACCGCGCTCGCCTCCCGGGCGCTGCTCGGCTGCGGTGACGCGATGACCTTCATCAGCGTGCTGCGGCTCGGCTCGCGCTGGTTCCCGCCCAAGCA
Protein-coding sequences here:
- a CDS encoding GntR family transcriptional regulator — protein: MPSAPAPATKQPPAADRVYLYVKQAVLDRRYAGGTLLTEGELAEAVGVSRTPVREALLKLEVEGLLKLYPKKGALVLAVSAQETADVVETRLLVEEFAARRAVPAPDRLIRRLEELLAEQKAHADAGDLAAVAVSDRCFHAEIVSNAGNAILSRLYDQMRDRQLRMGVAVMHAQPDRVAKNIAEHEEMLAAIRAGDGERAAHCVRQHLRWVKVLVRGDDR
- a CDS encoding dihydrolipoamide acetyltransferase family protein — protein: MTTMTENAARYREFKMPDVGEGLTEAEILKWYVQPGDTVTDGQVVCEVETAKAAVELPIPYDGVVRSLHFEEGVTVDVGTSIITVDVAPGTDDAADAPAAGSVAPAVPAAPAAEEEPQGRQPVLVGYGVSEASTKRRPRKGATVPEQAPAEALRAVQTELNGSVPAPARPLAKPPVRKLAKDLGIDLATVVPTGPDGIVTREDVHAAVAPAASVQGDAPVSRETTPAPAAPVHSDARETRLPIKGVRKATAQAMVGSAFTAPHVTEFVTVDVTRTMKLVEELKGDKDMAGLRVNPLLLIAKALLVAIKRNPDVNASWDEVNQEIVLKHYVNLGIAAATPRGLIVPNIKDAHDKTLPQLAQSLGELVATAREGKTSPAAMSGGTVTITNVGVFGVDTGTPILNPGEAAILAVGAIKLQPWVHKGKVKPRQVTTLALSFDHRLVDGELGSKVLADVAAVLEQPKRLITWA
- a CDS encoding alpha-ketoacid dehydrogenase subunit beta encodes the protein MTVQKLPIAKAINESLRKAMETDPKVLIMGEDVGKLGGVFRVTDGLFKDFGEGRVIDTPLAESGIVGTAIGLALRGYRPVVEIQFDGFVFPAYDQIVTQLAKMHARALGKIKLPVVVRIPYGGGIGAVEHHSESPETLFAHVAGLKVVSPSNASDAYWMMQQAIQCDDPVIFFEPKRRYWDKGELDTETIPDPLHKARTVRAGSDLTLVAYGPMVKVCLEAAAAAQEEGKSIEVVDLRSMSPIDFDTVQASVERTGRLVVAHEAPVFYGAGAEIAARITERCFYHLEAPVLRVGGYHAPYPPARLEEEYLPGLDRVLDAVDRSLAY